AGAAGGTATTTAAcatgattcaactgcctggatatTCTGTAAATGGCGTCTCGCTATTGCAAAACTAGAATACTCAGACTTTCCTTGACGTCTCTatgaaatttcattcaaatcccttgaatagtaaattttttacatgaCATGGAATTCCTGTAAAAATTAGAcctttttgtaaattaaaaaaaatattactacatggaataaaatttattacattagCTCGGACAATTGGGGTTTAATGCTACTTTAAGGGGGAAAAAGATCCAGAACTGATGTCTTAAGGGCAAGAAACTAGACAGAACTTATTACCTAGTAAGTATAGGAAATTGggattattttatatatatatctcGGTCTCAAAGTATAACTAAATCTCAGCCCTATGTTCAGCCTCAAATAAgccccaattgcctggaataaggaaATAATTTCTTCCTGTTTTTTTAAACCctgaaaacacaaaatttggtGACATCATTTTTTATCAAGCTAGTTTACCGGGCCATGCATTTTACTGATCTTATATTACGTAGGGGTCGTGACACGTATCTATCAGACGAAGCTTATTAAAGGTGTGAAAACAGTGGAAATTAACTTAATGTTTATAGGAGAATGCAtaatttattctaggcagttaaggAACTAAGTTAAGGAAATCAATTAAAGGATCTTAATGGAAATGTTCAAGGCTCTAACATCTCTGGTTAttgagtaaaattaaatttttttgaatttttgaaaaacaatgaaattagttaaaaaatcttacttgaaatttttaaagctcTCTAAGTTGAATGGTTTTTGAGTAGTAAACACTTCGTACCCAAAACTACAATTTAACCCCAATTTCACCTAAGAGAGCCCTTACTGAACCCCATAGATTAAAATGGCAATTAATATATGcttctaaacatttttattttgacttaCCGATGGTTTATAACTGAATTACAGGCCTTATCCAATGCACCCATAAAATTCTGATCGGACTTAAAAACCTCCTTGATCAAAGCCTTATATTTGCCATAAACAGCCAGCAGGTTCTCCACAAAATTTATATGGATCGATTCGCCTTGCAAGTTAtgaattgcctaaaaaaaaaatttaaaaacaacacaACTTCAAAACACAccaaataaatcataaaagacTCACAGATAATCCTTGATTTTTAATATGGTCAAACACCGTATCTACTAAAGTGCCCAAACCATTGGCCACGTTCTTAAGCAGGTCGTACATATTTGATAAATCCTTCTTCTTCTCATTCTTTACCATGCTTTGACACTCGCTGTAAATAAACTGTTGATGATCTTCGATCATGTGTCTCTCGCATCTATTGGCCACCTAAAacccaatttacaaaaaaaaaaattcattcatCCCTAAACTCACACTTACCTTAGGCAAAGAACTGTTATGCAAAAACCTCCTGGCCCTATAAAGCTCATCCTCCATCTTCCCTTTGACCCTCTCCATGTATAAACTAACATTCTTTTCTTGCAACAAAAGGGAGGCGTCCCTCTTAAAATGCTCCCCGCTAGCATTCAAAAATGGATCCTCGAATAAACCGGTGTAAAGTTCCAGTTGGGACTTTTTCTTGTAAGCTTGGACCTCCACGAAGCTCAAAATTGTACCCCTGACAGCTTCCAAAGGGATCGCCGGAGGCTGTCCGGCCCTATCTAAGTCAATCGCTTCCAGTAGGAGCTTCACAAGCCTATGCCCCAAAGGGAGAATCATGTTCGATTGCCAGATTTGTAAGGCAAGCTCTCCTATTTCCATTTGATCTCCTAAAATGGCTCTTATCAAGTAAAGTGATGATGGTTAGAAGTGTTAAGGTGCTACCTTGATTTGCACTGGAAGGATCCACGCTGCCATAAATAATTTCGGCATCAGACAATTTTTGGGATTTTATGTGTTGTTGGTTCAAGTACAAGTACAAACTGTGCAAGTATTGGCTTCCAACAGAATACTAGATGTTAAAAAGAACATTAATGAGCAAGCTAATTGAActgtaaataacttttaaagtaCTAGGAAAGACAAGAAAGACTTACTCTCGACCAATAGTGGTAATAATTCTTAACCAAATTCTGCTCGCCATCTTCTTGTACCTTATTAAGCAAATGAGCGACATGATCGATTAAGTACTGCTTGGTTTCAGCGTACAATCGATCCGCTAAAGGTTCCGGATAAGCCACGCACAGAGAATAAACATCCCTATAAAAGATACACTGTGCCATAAGGatcaaaacaaagaaaactcTCGCTTACGAAAATCTGTCATTCCATACAGTTCTAGGAACATGATCTAAAGTAATAACCCCACTGATGGTGTCCCTGATGGCCCCCCAGGTGGTGTTAAAGTCCATCTGCCTGGGTTTCAAAGACATTTTTGTTGAATACACTTGAAATGACGAGGCGACTTTTTCGCGTGCTAAAAATAGAGAAATTCCTTCGAAAAACACCGATTTATTTAGATTCGAAATTGGAATATAAATAGCTTACCTTTTTTCTCCCAGTAATTTGTATCTATCAGCTCAGCTGCTCTCTATGAGGGGGTAAATAGTACGAATACGTTGAAAACTTTTTCGCGTATAATTTGaattagaatttaataaaacatgttAGTGAGAAGAAAACGGATTTCCCACACAAATATTCACCATCAAAATCCCCGTTTTGTTGTTCTTTATCCAatggaaaattggaaaaatacgCAAATTCATAgcctaattttcattttaaagtgACAGCATAGTGACAACTGACAGCTGCGTCATTTGTCAATTATTAATGGCAGTGTTGCCGGGTATTATTAATTCTTACAcgccatttttataaaaaaaaaaaagcgtcACCTTTTAAATTAGTGCGAAACTATTAATAAAGTGATGAGGAGGGCTTAAATCCGTATTTATCGGGCAACCTTAAATGCCCTTCTAAAGTAGCGGAGGCTTTAAATACATGAGACTCTTTTTACCCAAAGTTTTATTGTAAAACTTGTAAACATCGACattcgccattttgaaaaatcacatCAGTTATTgatcatatataaaaataactgtgtttaaatataaatatgtattaaaaaaaaaacgattttcttaTGCTTCTATTTATCGCGGAATAATCACTATTATTGAtctgaaatatttcaaaaatataacagAACAGTAGAACACATTTTTAAAGCTGTTTACCAAATTGCCTCCATTTACTTTTAGGAACGTTGACGTTTATAAATAACTGTCAAATTATTGACATTTGACACGCAACTTCAGGAGAGTCAAACTAACCGCTACAGCGTTGCCGGATTGTGAAGCTATTTTTTTAGCTTTCATTTCTTATATATGTATTATGACATGAAGGTGTCAGGCCAGCtggtttacttttttaaatgttttattttcatgTCGATTTTGTGAGTGAAGTGAAAACcgaaatttattatttccattaactttcttaaaaactaccaaCTCGTACCTAAGCTTAATGGACTTTTGTCCAGTATATGGCAACACTGCCGTATATCCTCCTGCAAAATTGACATATTGGAGAGTTTTCGGATAGCCCATGTTGCATGAAATTGACATTATTAAGTAagaagtttttttgattttttagtgcAAAATATGGTGTTTTGTTTTAACATGTTCTATAGACCTACCCTTTCTACTAagcaaaaaattgtttgcaaaatcGTTGGGTCTTAAATTCTTTAAGCaccattttattgatatttattatcGTATTGGTCGGCATTACTGTAGAATTACtctactaataaaaaaaaaaaattactatacaTAATAAAGAGTATGCATAAGAATATATAGATATATGACGTGATAAATAAATTGAACAGCGGGTTGCCTAAAGACAATAGGAACAGTATCAGCTGACTGAAGTGTCAAATGTCAGTCAACCTTACCTAACCTA
The sequence above is a segment of the Anthonomus grandis grandis chromosome 12, icAntGran1.3, whole genome shotgun sequence genome. Coding sequences within it:
- the LOC126742954 gene encoding cullin-2, with the protein product MSLKPRQMDFNTTWGAIRDTISGVITLDHVPRTVWNDRFSDVYSLCVAYPEPLADRLYAETKQYLIDHVAHLLNKVQEDGEQNLVKNYYHYWSRYSVGSQYLHSLYLYLNQQHIKSQKLSDAEIIYGSVDPSSANQGDQMEIGELALQIWQSNMILPLGHRLVKLLLEAIDLDRAGQPPAIPLEAVRGTILSFVEVQAYKKKSQLELYTGLFEDPFLNASGEHFKRDASLLLQEKNVSLYMERVKGKMEDELYRARRFLHNSSLPKVANRCERHMIEDHQQFIYSECQSMVKNEKKKDLSNMYDLLKNVANGLGTLVDTVFDHIKNQGLSAIHNLQGESIHINFVENLLAVYGKYKALIKEVFKSDQNFMGALDKACNSVINHRPNDGRSPCRSPELLAKYCDTLLKKSSKGISETEVEKKLSESIIIFKYIDDKDVFQKFYSRSLAKRLIHQQTHSMDLEEGMINRLKQACGYEFTCKLHRMFTDMSVSADLNNKFQAFIKKDDIDLGINFGIYVLQAGAWPLGQAVVTPFSLPQQLEKSVQMFETFYHNGFNGRKLTWLHHLCQAELKLGYLKKPYVVTVQTFQMAILLLFEKVDVLSCKEIRETLQLNADQFKRHAISLVESKLLLTDTEELDETETNLRLNLDYSNKRTKFRITAAIQRETPQEVEQTINSVEEDRKMYLQAAIVRIMKSRKVLKHNLLIQEVYSQSKVSFAPSVQLIKKCIESLIDKQYIERTKDSSDEYSYVA